The following are from one region of the Nicotiana tabacum cultivar K326 chromosome 3, ASM71507v2, whole genome shotgun sequence genome:
- the LOC107817872 gene encoding uncharacterized protein LOC107817872 isoform X3: MVLRLWIILISSMIVFHHQDSAKSSGDLYLYSSKSGQNPLGLDGEYLLKVSTDFERELSMGKQNLFKSVLRLVGYGRFWGDDGRERAFLVFPLKKKGDLQRNIKVVEGYWKK, encoded by the exons ATGGTGCTGCGATTATGGATAATCCTAATTTCATCAATGATTGTCTTTCACCATCAAGACTCTGCAAAAAGCAGCGGTGATCTTTATCTGTATAGCAGTAAAAGCGGCCAAAATCCATTAGGCTTGGATGGCGAATATTTGTTGAAGGTCTCCACTGACTTTGAG AGGGAGCTCTCAATGGGGAAACAAAATCTATTCAAATCTGTCTTGAGGCTTGTGGGGTATGGCAGATTTTGGGGCGACGATGGGAGAGAAAGGGCATTCTTGGTTTTTCCGCTAAAGAAGAAGGGGGATCTACAGAGAAATATCAAAG tGGTTGAAGGTTACTGGAAGAAGTAG
- the LOC107817872 gene encoding uncharacterized protein LOC107817872 isoform X2, giving the protein MVLRLWIILISSMIVFHHQDSAKSSGDLYLYSSKSGQNPLGLDGEYLLKVSTDFERELSMGKQNLFKSVLRLVGYGRFWGDDGRERAFLVFPLKKKGDLQRNIKGDASQLLHEKWLLARKMQFLKA; this is encoded by the exons ATGGTGCTGCGATTATGGATAATCCTAATTTCATCAATGATTGTCTTTCACCATCAAGACTCTGCAAAAAGCAGCGGTGATCTTTATCTGTATAGCAGTAAAAGCGGCCAAAATCCATTAGGCTTGGATGGCGAATATTTGTTGAAGGTCTCCACTGACTTTGAG AGGGAGCTCTCAATGGGGAAACAAAATCTATTCAAATCTGTCTTGAGGCTTGTGGGGTATGGCAGATTTTGGGGCGACGATGGGAGAGAAAGGGCATTCTTGGTTTTTCCGCTAAAGAAGAAGGGGGATCTACAGAGAAATATCAAAG GGGACGCTTCCCAATTactacatgaaaaatggctattAGCAAGGAAAATGCAGTTCCTAAAAGCTTGA